In a genomic window of Athene noctua chromosome 24, bAthNoc1.hap1.1, whole genome shotgun sequence:
- the CLIC4 gene encoding chloride intracellular channel protein 4, protein MALSVPVNGLKEGDKEPVIELFVKAGSDGESIGNCPFSQRLFMILWLKGVVFSVTTVDLKRKPADLQNLAPGTHPPFITYNGEVKTDVNKIEEFLEDVLAPPKYLKLSPKHPESNTAGMDIFAKFSAFIKNSRPEANEALERGLLKTLQKLDEYLNSPLPDEIDENSMEDITISTRKFLDGNEMTLADCNLLPKLHIVKVVAKKYRNFEIPKEMTGIWRYLTNAYSRDEFTNTCPGDKEIEIAYSDVAKRLTK, encoded by the exons gctggcAGTGATGGTGAAAGCATAGGAAACTGTCCTTTTTCTCAAAGGCTGTTCATGATTCTTTGGCTGAAGGGAGTTGTGTTTAGTGTCACCACAGTTGACCTGAAGAG AAAACCAGCAGACCTTCAAAATTTGGCTCCAGGCACTCATCCACCCTTCATAACTTACAATGGTGAAGTGAAAACAGATGTGAATAAGATTGAAGAGTTCCTGGAAGATGTTTTGGCTCCACCCAA GTACCTAAAACTTTCACCAAAGCATCCAGAATCAAACACTGCTGGAATGGATATATTTGCcaaattttctgcatttatcaAAAATTCGAGACCAGAAGCTAACGAAG CCTTAGAACGTGGCCTCTTGAAAACCCTCCAGAAACTGGACGAGTATCTGAACTCTCCTCTTCCTGATGAGATCGATGAAAATAGCATGGAGGATATAACAATTTCTACCCGCAAGTTTTTGGATGGTAATGAGATGACATTAGCAGACTGCAACCTGCTACCCAAACTACACATTGTCAAG GTGGTGGCCAAAAAATACCGCAACTTTGAGATTCCCAAGGAAATGACAGGGATTTGGAGATACCTGACGAATGCTTATAGCAGGGATGAATTCACCAATACCTGTCCTGGAGACAAAGAAATTGAAATAGCTTACAGCGATGTAGCCAAGAGACTCACTAAGTAA